In Bythopirellula goksoeyrii, a single window of DNA contains:
- a CDS encoding ABC transporter permease, with product MSMWWRTIQLSIKSVLLHPLRSALTVLGIFIGVASVIWLLAMGEGIGKAAQEQIASLGALNIIVRTVKPSTDDVEDGSYGLTRSDYVRLVATIPTITKALPIRVLAQEFRNHTRSFEGRLVGCTPDYAEVTRLRLDHGRFLSDADLDRERNYCALSHESADRLFPSGNAVGNDIMVDDQFYTVVGVMKPRAPSAGIGGSLAAEDYSRDVYVPITTLWRRIGDMIVVTKPGQFQRDWVEVSQITLQVENRDDVLRTADLVRTTIENEHTFADYGVTVPLELLQQAETTRLMFILFLGLIAAISLIVGGIGIMNIMLATVTERTHEIGIRRALGAKRQDITRQFLIESTVLSLAGGLSGVIGGLFCRPLTLFMRDQLERWFPEQMSTLPDLIRTMEPQLVSWSIPLAFVISLGVGIVFGVYPALRAAQLDPIEALRHE from the coding sequence ATGTCGATGTGGTGGCGGACAATTCAGCTCAGCATCAAAAGCGTACTTTTGCATCCGCTGCGATCGGCATTGACCGTGCTGGGTATCTTCATCGGCGTGGCGAGCGTTATTTGGTTGCTCGCAATGGGGGAGGGAATCGGCAAGGCGGCACAAGAGCAAATCGCCAGTTTGGGAGCCCTAAACATCATCGTGCGTACCGTCAAACCCTCGACCGACGATGTTGAGGACGGCAGCTACGGCCTCACCCGCAGTGACTATGTTCGACTTGTGGCAACGATTCCCACGATCACCAAAGCCTTGCCAATCCGGGTGTTAGCGCAGGAGTTCCGCAACCATACCCGCAGTTTTGAGGGGAGGCTGGTGGGCTGCACCCCCGACTATGCTGAAGTCACACGATTGAGACTCGATCATGGGCGATTTCTTTCTGATGCGGATCTCGATCGGGAACGCAACTATTGTGCCTTGTCACACGAGTCCGCCGACCGTTTGTTCCCTTCCGGCAATGCAGTTGGCAACGATATCATGGTCGACGATCAGTTCTACACCGTGGTGGGAGTCATGAAACCACGGGCGCCATCAGCGGGAATCGGCGGTTCATTGGCGGCGGAAGATTATTCGCGCGATGTGTATGTGCCGATCACAACCCTTTGGCGGCGAATCGGCGACATGATCGTTGTCACCAAACCGGGCCAGTTCCAACGCGATTGGGTGGAGGTCTCCCAAATTACCTTACAGGTCGAGAATCGAGACGACGTGCTAAGAACAGCCGATCTGGTCCGCACAACCATCGAGAATGAACATACGTTTGCTGACTATGGCGTGACAGTACCACTGGAACTGTTACAACAGGCAGAAACAACCCGCTTAATGTTTATACTTTTTCTCGGTTTGATCGCAGCAATTTCACTGATCGTGGGTGGCATCGGCATCATGAATATCATGCTTGCCACGGTGACCGAGCGAACCCATGAAATCGGCATCCGCCGTGCGCTGGGGGCCAAGCGACAGGATATCACGCGCCAGTTCCTGATCGAGAGCACCGTACTCTCGTTGGCAGGAGGTCTTTCAGGCGTGATCGGCGGACTTTTCTGCCGACCGCTGACGCTCTTTATGCGTGACCAATTGGAGCGTTGGTTTCCTGAGCAAATGTCAACTTTGCCAGATTTGATCCGCACGATGGAGCCCCAATTGGTGAGCTGGTCGATACCACTGGCGTTTGTGATCTCGCTAGGAGTCGGAATCGTGTTCGGCGTCTATCCGGCGTTGCGGGCAGCGCAACTGGATCCAATTGAAGCGCTGCGGCATGAGTGA
- a CDS encoding ABC transporter ATP-binding protein: MFAGNSLAASISSLRKDYVLSGETVHALRGVSFDVPEGDFVSIMGPSGSGKSTLLNLLGCLDRPTSGNFLLGGDDVAKMNDDQLAETRARRIGFVFQSYNLLPALSVVENIEVPLYYGGQLNAETRARSLELAHMVGLESRLGHRPAQLSGGQQQRVAIARSLVNDPKFILADEPTGNLDSKTTEEILDLLQRLNDEGRTIIMVTHEPDVAELTRRTIVLHDGELQSDERR, encoded by the coding sequence GTGTTCGCGGGAAATTCACTCGCTGCCAGTATCTCCTCGCTCCGCAAAGACTATGTGCTCAGCGGCGAAACGGTCCACGCCTTGCGGGGCGTATCGTTCGACGTTCCCGAGGGGGACTTCGTCTCGATCATGGGGCCATCAGGATCAGGGAAGAGTACGCTCCTGAATTTACTAGGTTGTCTCGACCGTCCTACTTCAGGCAACTTCTTGCTCGGCGGTGACGATGTTGCGAAAATGAATGACGATCAACTGGCCGAGACTCGCGCCCGCCGGATCGGTTTTGTGTTTCAATCCTATAATTTGCTCCCGGCCCTCTCCGTAGTCGAGAATATCGAGGTGCCACTCTATTACGGTGGGCAACTCAATGCCGAGACACGGGCCAGGTCATTGGAACTAGCCCACATGGTGGGGCTGGAGTCTCGCTTGGGACACAGGCCTGCGCAGCTCTCCGGTGGACAACAGCAACGCGTCGCGATTGCCCGCAGTTTGGTGAATGATCCCAAATTCATTCTGGCTGACGAGCCGACGGGGAATCTTGATTCCAAAACGACCGAGGAGATTCTCGATCTGCTGCAGCGTCTCAACGACGAAGGCCGCACTATTATCATGGTGACCCACGAGCCCGACGTCGCCGAGTTGACCCGGCGGACGATCGTGCTGCACGATGGTGAGCTGCAATCGGATGAGAGGCGCTAG
- a CDS encoding efflux RND transporter periplasmic adaptor subunit produces MRYMFSHVKLPTTRQTTGRLSAEPLSNPIRQGGIPFLFLFVLLLGAAGAGGTWWWKVHGVQEATTDAILHNVDRRNFTLDITERGEIKAGGVTEVKSEVKAKNAAGIAILKIVPEGTQVKEGDFLVELDSSILQEELTVQKINYNTAKAALVEAKNLYETSVIALREYLEGTYVQERQVIESEVFVAEENLNRAREYFAYSKKLATKGYVNDLQLEADRFAVEKSQKELDAAKTKLNVIDEFTKAKMVKQLESDIATNEAKWDSAQNSFDLEVTKLADVQDQIAKCTIISPREGTVVYAHERDRGGDSSFIVQEGAIIRERQTIINLPIPDSMEVELTINESLIQFMEVGMPARITPVGFGDRVLKGEVKKINQFAEPTGWRKANVKDYKATVEILSPQTGLRSGMTASVTIKCKEIDDALQVPVQSVYAHGDKNYCFTFDGGKWQVRPVVCGPTNDKFYVIEQGLDEGEQVAMNPRRYLEQVALPKIAPEREQRAVAQGPPVESDETLATDSSESQPETKTTPSAGS; encoded by the coding sequence ATGAGATACATGTTCTCGCATGTCAAATTACCGACTACTCGACAAACGACGGGACGACTATCAGCGGAACCACTTTCCAATCCCATTCGTCAAGGTGGCATTCCTTTCCTGTTCTTATTTGTTTTGTTGCTGGGAGCGGCTGGAGCTGGAGGAACTTGGTGGTGGAAGGTACACGGTGTTCAAGAGGCAACGACGGATGCGATTCTCCACAATGTCGATCGACGCAACTTTACTCTGGATATCACCGAACGGGGTGAGATCAAAGCAGGGGGAGTCACAGAGGTCAAATCAGAAGTCAAAGCCAAGAATGCAGCCGGTATTGCAATTTTGAAAATTGTTCCCGAGGGTACCCAAGTCAAGGAAGGCGATTTTCTGGTGGAACTCGATTCTTCGATTCTCCAGGAAGAGCTAACCGTCCAGAAAATCAACTACAACACAGCCAAAGCAGCATTGGTCGAGGCCAAGAACCTCTACGAGACTTCCGTGATTGCCTTGCGTGAATACCTGGAAGGGACTTATGTCCAGGAACGTCAGGTCATCGAAAGCGAAGTATTCGTCGCGGAAGAGAATCTTAATCGTGCGCGAGAGTACTTTGCTTACAGCAAGAAACTGGCTACCAAGGGGTATGTCAACGATCTGCAACTTGAGGCGGATCGGTTTGCAGTCGAAAAATCGCAAAAGGAACTAGACGCTGCCAAAACCAAGCTAAACGTAATCGACGAGTTCACCAAGGCCAAGATGGTCAAACAACTCGAGAGTGACATCGCCACGAATGAAGCCAAATGGGACTCTGCCCAAAATAGCTTCGATCTGGAGGTGACCAAGTTAGCAGATGTCCAGGACCAGATTGCTAAGTGCACGATCATTTCGCCACGCGAAGGGACAGTGGTTTATGCTCACGAGCGGGATCGCGGTGGCGATAGCTCGTTTATTGTCCAAGAAGGTGCCATCATTCGTGAACGACAAACGATTATCAATCTGCCGATTCCCGACTCGATGGAGGTTGAGCTGACAATTAACGAATCGCTCATTCAATTCATGGAAGTTGGAATGCCTGCCCGGATCACTCCTGTCGGATTTGGAGACCGTGTCCTGAAGGGGGAAGTGAAAAAGATCAACCAGTTTGCGGAACCCACAGGCTGGCGTAAGGCAAACGTCAAAGACTACAAAGCCACGGTCGAAATATTGTCGCCACAAACTGGATTGAGGTCTGGAATGACGGCATCTGTCACGATTAAATGTAAGGAAATCGACGATGCCTTACAGGTCCCAGTGCAATCGGTTTATGCCCACGGCGACAAGAATTACTGCTTTACTTTTGATGGGGGCAAATGGCAAGTGCGTCCTGTGGTCTGTGGTCCCACCAACGATAAGTTTTACGTGATCGAACAGGGATTAGATGAAGGGGAGCAAGTCGCCATGAATCCTCGCAGATATCTGGAGCAGGTGGCATTGCCGAAGATCGCGCCTGAGCGCGAACAACGGGCTGTTGCCCAAGGTCCGCCGGTTGAATCCGACGAAACCTTGGCGACGGACTCCAGCGAATCCCAGCCTGAGACCAAAACCACACCCTCCGCGGGAAGTTGA
- a CDS encoding TolC family protein, with protein MHFRSAEIIQRERRRSQIGPVSWCALTVGLLISVIVFPGCKPSKYRQMADRDAYCLEDEKSAMAGLLPPHYGVYADPRSRMFDPNNPDNEPMPPDDPTANLLMQCIDGKKGSPKWKRLPKTLFVENPGWLESVPTNEEGQVVLDLKGAVEMALIDSPRYQSEIEELYLSALDVSFERFRFDCQFFQGSSVFITADGERRSGTGSPSTIFEVSPLRPGNSLHVERLTATGGQLVAGLANSLVWQFAGNDDYSGNTLLDFTFVQPLLRAGGRTRVLERLTISERNLLGNVREMARFRKAFYVSVVTGGDPGQGPSRRGGFFGGSGLQGFTGVGGGGFGRVGGGFGGGGGGGGFTGGAGAQGSGGYLGLLQNEQVLSNQYANAVSLNDSVRQLEATYEAGRIDRFQVDLARQALFNAQSQLLTGQTQYQSFLESFLTGLGLPPELRVKIDDPMIDHLRLLDPELETLRGRVSEVLDELRLLRDAPELIAADPDEELVVPNLFDDPANDTAAKLEARLVPIMEEIRHIEKTTTERLAVVREDFAKLSEILPERRQALERLATRPELVEASVEIDMFSVKKLDERVTKQVEDLDDLEARLLKVSDDLAKFVEEDRPVDREMLVQFSNVLTELSSQLLELSLAQAGARLETISFEPVELTMEQALAIAAEYRLDWKNARANLVDSWRLIYFNANDLRSDLNVFFSGDLSNVGDNPFRLRGTNGRLRAGFQFDSPLTRLAERNIYRQSLIEYQQARRSYYQYRDGVYLNLRNILRQIHLNELNFELRRAAVHVAISQVELTQLRLSEPPKPGETAEFANTTARDLVQALGDLLNVQNDFLSVWINYEVQRLNLELDLGVMEVDSSGLRIENPVPLETYLIGLPCNTTDMGLAAEGNEWFGTFESMDGESLPPVEPLSEEISEESGYPHVEPLPIPNVQESIPR; from the coding sequence ATGCATTTCAGATCCGCTGAGATAATCCAGCGAGAACGTCGCCGATCGCAGATCGGCCCCGTTTCGTGGTGCGCGCTCACGGTCGGACTTCTGATATCAGTAATCGTGTTTCCAGGATGCAAGCCTTCGAAGTATCGGCAGATGGCAGATCGGGATGCCTACTGTTTAGAAGATGAAAAATCGGCCATGGCTGGTCTCTTGCCCCCCCACTACGGCGTTTATGCCGATCCTCGTTCTCGGATGTTCGATCCGAATAATCCTGATAATGAACCCATGCCCCCGGATGACCCTACGGCCAATCTGCTCATGCAGTGTATTGATGGCAAAAAAGGATCACCGAAATGGAAGCGGCTGCCGAAAACGCTATTCGTGGAAAATCCCGGCTGGCTCGAATCGGTACCAACCAATGAAGAAGGACAAGTTGTCTTGGATCTGAAGGGAGCGGTGGAAATGGCGCTCATCGATTCACCCCGCTACCAATCGGAAATAGAGGAACTCTATCTCTCGGCTCTGGACGTGAGTTTCGAACGGTTTCGGTTTGATTGCCAATTCTTTCAAGGGTCGAGCGTGTTTATCACAGCTGACGGTGAAAGGCGATCTGGGACAGGCAGTCCATCAACAATCTTTGAGGTGTCTCCACTTAGGCCAGGAAACAGCTTGCATGTCGAACGACTTACAGCCACCGGAGGCCAGTTGGTGGCGGGGCTTGCCAATTCTCTCGTCTGGCAGTTTGCAGGCAACGATGACTATTCCGGGAATACCCTGCTAGACTTCACTTTTGTGCAGCCACTGCTCCGCGCCGGGGGACGAACCAGGGTGTTGGAGCGTCTCACGATTTCCGAGCGGAACTTGCTGGGAAATGTCCGGGAGATGGCTCGATTTCGCAAAGCTTTCTATGTAAGCGTCGTCACGGGCGGTGATCCAGGGCAAGGTCCGTCACGTCGTGGTGGGTTTTTTGGTGGGAGTGGACTTCAAGGATTTACGGGTGTTGGTGGTGGCGGATTCGGTCGCGTCGGCGGTGGATTTGGCGGCGGAGGCGGAGGAGGTGGATTTACTGGGGGTGCGGGTGCACAAGGATCTGGTGGCTACTTGGGGTTGTTGCAGAACGAACAGGTCCTGAGCAATCAATACGCCAATGCCGTATCACTCAACGACAGTGTGCGCCAGTTGGAAGCCACCTACGAAGCGGGTCGGATTGATCGATTTCAAGTGGACCTTGCTCGCCAGGCTCTCTTCAATGCCCAAAGCCAATTGCTAACTGGACAAACACAATACCAGTCATTCTTGGAGAGTTTCCTTACGGGACTCGGATTACCCCCAGAGCTCAGGGTAAAGATTGATGATCCCATGATCGATCACCTTAGGTTGTTAGATCCCGAATTAGAAACGCTACGAGGTCGTGTGAGCGAAGTGCTCGACGAATTGCGACTCTTGCGGGACGCCCCTGAATTGATCGCCGCTGATCCCGACGAAGAACTCGTGGTTCCCAATCTTTTCGATGATCCGGCCAACGATACCGCAGCCAAACTTGAGGCACGATTGGTGCCTATCATGGAAGAGATTCGCCACATCGAAAAAACTACCACCGAGCGTCTGGCAGTTGTTCGAGAGGACTTTGCCAAGCTCTCCGAGATCCTTCCCGAACGTCGTCAGGCTCTAGAACGGCTAGCGACTCGACCGGAATTGGTGGAAGCCAGTGTCGAGATCGATATGTTCAGTGTCAAGAAACTCGACGAACGCGTAACGAAGCAGGTCGAAGATTTGGACGATCTGGAAGCACGACTCCTAAAGGTCAGCGATGATTTGGCCAAGTTTGTCGAAGAAGATCGCCCCGTGGATCGAGAAATGCTGGTGCAGTTTTCGAATGTTCTTACGGAGTTGTCGAGCCAACTCTTAGAACTCTCTCTAGCCCAAGCGGGTGCCCGACTGGAAACGATCAGCTTCGAACCAGTTGAACTCACGATGGAGCAGGCACTTGCGATCGCAGCTGAATATCGACTTGACTGGAAGAATGCGCGGGCCAATCTGGTGGATTCTTGGCGACTCATCTATTTCAATGCCAACGATTTGAGAAGCGATCTGAATGTGTTTTTTAGCGGTGACCTTTCCAATGTCGGAGACAACCCATTTCGTTTGCGCGGTACGAATGGGAGGCTACGTGCTGGATTTCAATTCGACAGCCCGCTCACGAGACTCGCAGAACGCAATATCTATCGTCAGTCGCTGATCGAGTACCAGCAGGCACGGCGAAGTTATTACCAGTATCGCGATGGTGTCTATCTGAATCTGAGAAATATCCTACGTCAGATCCATTTGAACGAACTCAATTTTGAGCTTCGCCGGGCGGCGGTCCATGTTGCCATCTCGCAGGTAGAGTTGACCCAATTGCGACTCTCTGAACCTCCCAAGCCGGGCGAAACCGCTGAGTTTGCGAATACAACTGCGCGAGACTTGGTTCAGGCCTTGGGAGACCTCTTGAACGTGCAGAACGATTTCTTAAGTGTCTGGATCAATTACGAAGTTCAGCGACTCAACCTCGAACTCGATCTGGGGGTGATGGAAGTCGATTCTTCCGGCTTGCGGATAGAGAATCCAGTGCCGCTGGAGACCTATTTAATCGGCTTGCCGTGCAATACCACGGATATGGGATTAGCTGCTGAGGGGAATGAGTGGTTTGGGACTTTTGAGTCGATGGATGGGGAAAGTCTGCCACCCGTCGAGCCACTTTCCGAAGAAATCAGCGAGGAAAGTGGATATCCCCACGTGGAGCCGTTACCCATTCCCAACGTCCAAGAATCAATTCCACGATAG